The Papio anubis isolate 15944 chromosome 10, Panubis1.0, whole genome shotgun sequence genome includes the window GGTTATGCAATTCCCGAAAAACTGGTGCTTAGTTATAAAAAGCATGGCATTGTTGGGCCAAGAGAAAAGCCCAGAACCTAGGAGAAAGGTGGGAAAAGTCCGTGTGAATGGCATTGAGAGTCATAGGCCTCAGGAGGCAATTTACATTATTTAAGGAAATTGGGTGTTTCCTCTTTCAAAGTAACCATATTACAGTTTCTCAACATGTAAGGAAAACAGtatctctcaagaaaaaaaaaatgtaaagtaacaCAAAATGTCTCaacttgctttttatatttataatcaaCCAttcttatttgatatttattatatgcTTATTTTCTAGTTATAATTTCAGAGAGTCCTTTGAAATTGTTGCTCTGTCACTGTAAGTGAAAAGTATATGTTTTTATTACAGTGGGACAACTGATTATATTTGCATGATTCTGAAACAGTGACATATTCATTGtaaaaaattcaaactataccaaaaattataatcaaaatataaagCCATAGAGAAATCTACAACTCAAGGATACCTTCTTTTATCAGTGGGAATTAGCCACTTTTATCAGACATCTCTCCATGCAGAAATACAAACACACAggtacagttttaaaatttaggccaggtgcagtggtttatgcctgtaatcccagcactttgggaggccgaggcgggcggatcacctgaggtcatgggttcgagaccagcctgcccaacatggtgaaaccccttctctactaaaaatacaaacaattggccaggagtggtggtgggtgcctgtaatcccagctacttgggaggctgaggcagtagaatcgcttgaactcgggaggtggaggttgcagtgagccgagatcagcaccactacactccagcatgtgtgacaagagcaaaactccaaaaaaaaaaaaaaaaaaaccaaaacaaaaaacgtGAATCTGATCACACTCAGGATGCATTCTATAACCATTTACTTTCCCCACTTAGACATATATCATTGATATCTTTTCATGTCAATAATTGGAGATGTTGTCATTTTTAATGGCCTTGTTGTTTCCCACTGCATGTTGGTTCCCtaggttttttttcctcctgtcctAGGcatgaacttatttttttctatttcaaaacatacttgtgcatgaatctttttaaatttacatagttATTGTCTTAGAATAAAATCTTGGACATGAAATTTCTGGGCCAAAACTTAGGCATAACTAACATGATGATTGATACATATGACATATGACCAACCATCCTTCCAGAAAAGTTGAAGCAAGTTTCATTACTACTAACAGTGTATGGATATGTCTATTTCCCTACCCTCTTTAATaccaggtttaaaaaaattagaaaatttgttAATATGCTAGATCAAAAACATGTTGTTTTCATTCATATTACTTAAGTAAAGAGGAACATCTTTTCCTATTAggcatttgtgtatattttatcttttttggtttgcctttttgtctggttttctattagataatttcctttttgaaagaGTTCACCTACCCCTCTTTTACTCTCATAAAAGAGTTCACCATTTTATGAGTTCTCTGTGTAAGAATATGAACCTTTATATGGCATATGAATTGTAAATACTTTCCATAGtttgttttgtatgtttaaatactctttataatattttaagttttttacaTCAGTGTTTTTACACTGTGTTTTACAAGTTTTTACATCAGTgatgagtattttatttttcataacaagagttgtgttttttttttacagtgtaagaaagcttttattttttaaaacttgagatTATGTTTTTCTTATGTGGAATATAAGATATAAAATTCAAACATTCTTGTGATAAGCAAACATTTTGCATTTACTTTGGTTCTGTTATCCTATTACTTGAATTTGGATTATACCTTTGAGACTAGGAGCATAAAAGATACAATTGATGAATTTGCTATTTCTTCTTTACAGATAAATTTTTCTCTGTGTCTAGGTCACCACTAAAGACTTAAAATTGGCTAAtttgacataaaaaagaatgaaattatgttctttgcagcaacattggtgcagctggagggcattatcctaagtgaaataacacagaaacagaaaatcaaattctGCATATTTTCActtgggagctaaatgatgagtacacatggacataaagatggaaacagcaGGCATTGGGGACTCCATAAGTGGGGAagtggggaagaagggaggggggcAAGTTGACAAACTGCCTATTGGGTCCTATGTTCATTAGAAGTCCAAACCCCAGTATCatgccatatatatgtgtgtgtgtgtatgtgtgtgtgtgtgtgtgtgtgtgtgtatatatatataaaacaaacctacacatgtacccactgaacctgtaataaaataaataagtgcaaGGTAGCAAAAAGTTGGCTAATTTGAGAGAATCTtacaattttcaaatttaaaatcagaaaaattattgATTTGATTTATCCATTTACTATGCAAATGTATACAGCATGTGATAATGTACAAAAAAATTCTCACATGTTTAATTATATGTGCTTCTCAGAATCACCCTGTGAGTTGAATAAActattatatctattttatatatgtgaaaaactgaggcttgggggaaacaaaatacaatatttttctgaCATAAGATCACTGAACTAATGTGTGTATGACATGatcaggatttgaattcaggtctTTGAGtgcaaattatgtatttttcttatttatttctgtcttatcctaattttactttttcactataataaaaataaacagcagatGCTTAATGTCAAGTTTGTCCAATTATCTGTTAAGTgacttcttaaaatgaaaaatatgacatgaagatattttcattgCGCATACAGAAGGGATTCTGATGACCAGAGATTTTATGCATTTTGAGCACTTAGCTAGGAATAGAAGAATACATTAGTCAATCTGGCTTTAGAAATGTTAGCCAAATACGTAAAGGCAATTATCAAGTCACACTCCATAGCTGCTGAGAACCTGCAATGACATGTCCTTGATGAATTCCCCTATGGAGCTAATTACAcggaggagggaaggaggcaaaCGTAGCATCCCCTGTGGAATTTGCTCTTGCACTGCATAGCTTCTCCTCAACCCACTACGGTACTAGAAactaatatttttccaaagagacATGTCACCTCTGACATCGAGGGCCATCATATTAACAAAACAAGCATCAGATGGAAGAAACACTGTTAAGGAAGGCCAGAATCCACACAGACCTGCAGAGGTGGAATGAAATCCTTCACCCTGTCACCTGAAGATGTCTGTGCTCATCTAGGGTGTATATGCCTTGATGCTAACTTAATCTTTATCCGTCAAACAGCTCCTGGACATCTCTTTCCTCCCCACAAGTTTCTTCTCCCTGATGGTACCCCAGGCAGTGGGTGCCCATTTTCCAAAAGATTCCCAAATTCAATCTCCTTGGTCAGTCTCTTTAGGCTCCCTTTGGGAGTCTGCACAACAGGATTTCCACCTGATGCTGTCATGTCTTTCTcctttgtttgttcgtttttccAGTGGGAATTTTCTTGGTTCTCTTTCCCAGTGACACTGaatgcagtatatatatatatttttaaacactatCTGAGAGAAAAATTCGACATGACCATATCTATTTCTGCTCTGAAAAGCCAGAATTCATTTagggcagaaaagaaaatcaagggtGCTGTGGTTGGTgaataagataaattaaaattttgttttttccttttacaatGGTTTAATTTTGATAAACAGGTATCACTGTAGCTTTCAGTAAGAGGCATCTGCAGTTACATTTTCCGCCTTGCTGGTCCTATGCAAAGTCAATATGTCATTGACTTTTACTTCACGCAAGTTCCTTCCTCTGCCTATTTGTGAGTATATATTAATGTACCTTTAAAAaactcattattttgtttttaatactcaAGAGGTTGTTTCTCTCCCGAAGCATCATGGTTCTTGAGATGAGGAGAAATCCTCCTGAGAAAAGGGTTGCtacatttagcaaataaaaatataggatgcCCACTTAAATTTGACTtttagataaacaacaaataatcttCTAGTATAAATaggtcccaaatattgcatgtgtATTTATGAAACAGACTTCTGCTATGTGCAATATTGTACTACAAATTACTTAAAACATCAAGGTGTATAGGCCTTGATGCTAACTTAATCTTTATCCGTTGTTTatcattgtttatctgaattaTGTTATCATTGTTTATcttaattattcattgtttatctgaaattcaaatttaactgggtagTTTatgttttatctggcaaccctacctGAGACTAGTTTTTCGAATCTACGGAGACCAGAACTAGACTGTGTCAGAGGAAGCAGTATGTTTTTTAACTTTCACAATAAGTGAAGTAGAATGGCACTCTTTTCTCATTAGAAATAGCATAGGAATAGGTGTTAGTTCAAATACGTGTATCCTTTCCAGGGTTGACCCACACTAGCACTTCAGAATTAGGGTGGATGATGACATATATGCATTTAatagtgttttataaataattgctTGAAGTTGCTCATGGCTTCTTTTGAAAGCATTCATTTTAATTAACTGGTATTCTTTTGTACTTCTTCCATATGGTAATTTTAACAAACCTTAACTCTATAAATCTAATCAGTAAATTCCTGAGTCTATTTAAATACTgtcatttataaatgtttgaggATTGCAGTAAGCTTTAATGAAATATAGGATAATGAAAGGTAAACAAAATATCATGGCCATTGAagtccctaaaaataaaaataaaaagtactccAAAGTGCTAAATGGAAACACAATTCCTTCAGGGCATGCTGTCTATAAATCATGACTGAAGGTCCAACCAAGGTTAAGTGTAACTAGTATTGTTAGACTTCAAATGAGTCATATTTCTTAAACATGCCAAATTCTGAATATCAAACTGAAATCTTACTAAAGGCTGAAAGAAACCTGATTATAAGACCAAAATATTAAGACCAACAATTTTCAGTTAGCTAAACTCATAGAGGAAGTCATGAAGCCATGCATCACAGCTACACTGCCACCTACTGGccttaaatttttagaaatgagaatCTAAGTCCCACCctaattctcatttttaaaaactgacatgtTTTGCATGTAGGGTAGGGAGAAACAGGATCTGTAATGGTTTTGTAGCCACTCCCCTCCAAATTCTATAACAGTGTGGTAGATTAAAGATGGTGgcaaattctttctcttcttcatattGAGAAATGATGTCTAATTTTCTTCCTCTTGAATCTGAATTGGTCTTAGTGACTTGCATGATCAATGGAATGCAGCAGCAGATGTGCTGGGAGTTTCAACACCATTTCTTAAGAAGGCTTTGATTTTTACCCAGGACTCTTAAAATGTTCTCTCTGCTACTGTGTAACTACCTGAGATAACAAGGAGGATGCTGGGGAGGCCCCATGGAGGCCCTCTGGTAGATTGTTCCAGTAAGGCTCAACCTTCCAGTCATTTTTGACTGGGCAGACATAGGAGTGAAGTCATCCTGGGCCCTCCAGTCCAGCCTGCCTGAAAGCTGAATACTAACAAAAGTACTCTATTAGATGCCACCGGGAAGAGAAGAACAGCCCAGCCAAACCCTGCTGGAATTCTTGACCCATGAAATTCTGATGTAACTAGTTATCAAATGGCTATATTTAGGCTACTAAGTTTTAGAGCAGTCTTGTAAGCAGCAATAATTCACCAGAACAAACAGTGATATGTTGATCTTTATACTTAAAAGCAACAGAATGAGGTGGAAGAAGAATGTGCTGATtggagaaggcaaaggagaagtggaataaaattatctgaaaagagATCATAAATGCCATGGACATCAATAAAAGATGAACTAGAGATTTAGAGGACCCacagtaagttaaaaaaaattctagtccAAAGTTTTTTGCAGGCTGCTACTGTGATTTTGGGTAACTCAACAACTTTGGCCCAACTTCTTGGAGATTCAGAGAGAAAATGGCAGTAAAATTTCACCTCATGCAGATGCTGTGAACAGTAATGAATAAACATGACAAATATGCTGCAAACAAGAGCTAAAAATGCTATGTAAGAAGCAATCTTTGCACCTACTAAAAGTCTTTCATCAGATGATTTCAAATTGAAGgtgtctcaggagaaaaaaaaaaacattgaaaatacaaacagattttgttttttgtacttttattgaaaaggtacatttaaaaaaatacacagacaTTTTACCATTTACAGGTTGCAGATATAGATGCTCTAAAAGAGTTCactctattttgttgttttatgatAACTCTTGCCCCTGATATCACAAACATTCCAGTCTAGTTGATATCGGTTTAGAAAGGGGGGCATGGGAGCGTGACCTGCAATATATTCAgtgaacagaaagacaaattgttcaattataaattttttatctTCTGTACATTATTGCATTAGGGAGCCACAAAATTATGTAGCAtcattacaaatgaaaacaggttaaaaatgaagaagatacTTATATAGAAATACATGGATTCATTATCTTCTTGCAGAATGCACAAGAGGTGCAAAAATGTGCAATTTAGGAAgctctttttctgtttgtatacGTTTGCTTAGCAACACAAACCAGTGAGGAAGCTACAAAATAAGTTAAACAAAAATAGCAAACAAGTAGTAATTATAGCTATGTTATATggctttctatttcatttaaatatctccaaataaaatgtgaaataaagaaaatacattacttTATCTTTTGTTCTcttaaagagaaaattcaaagcTACTTTGCTTCCTAACATTTACACAGcaactaaaaatgtttaattcagaCAAGAGATACAGATCTAGTACTACACAGGATACAACAGTACTTGGGTCGAAACAGTACACAATCCCTGTCAACAACAGTACACCAAAGAGAGAACTTTGTCATCCGTTGGTAAGATGGTATCCACAAGTAAGCACTTgtgttcattgatttttgttcCACACTAGAATACACTCAGTTGGATACCAGAGTTATTTACAGACATCTGAGGAAGATCCTAGTTTTCAAGTCTGTCAGGAAAATATTCCATATTGTTTTAAGCCAGATCATACCCATGGAAAAATAgagaatgattttctttctttttctttctgaccaACATATGTTCAAGAAATCAAATATCTGAGATACACAAATTGAATGGGGTGGCGAGGGAGGGGTGGCGGGGAGGAAGTAGGGAGATAAAGCCTATGCTGCTCAGATTACTAAATTATAGGAGCGGTCTCTAAAAGCCCTCGTGAATCTAGTGATGTGTTTCTCTTTGGAATTGGGGAGCTGGGTGGTAGGCTGCATTTTGTGAGTGAATGGGGGTGCTGCAACACAAACTGCTTAACTTGCTGAATCCTTGTGGCTTTCTTTCTCAACTTCCTACTGGCCTCAAACGTCTTGGGGTTTGCAGACGTTAGTATGGAGCAAAGAGGATGGAGGCAGGAGTGGCGCGGATGGGCCCATGTCCAGGCCTCAGAAGAGCTGGAGGAATGGCTGGAGCTTGGAAGAGCGAGGCGGAGGGCCGGGGTGGGAGTGACAGCGCAGAGGACACGGCGGCTGCCGCTGCGAGAGGTGAGGACAGGAAGGCTGGGGCCAAAGGCTTCATCATATCTTTCTGGAATGCAAGTTTTGCCTAAGGGAGGGAGAAAACCAGGAATGGGGTGGAGATACTGTTTTTGAATAACCGCACCACAGGTATCTTTTCATAAGTAAAACAGCAACATTAAGAAGtcttaaattttgaaaatcttCACCCTCAGAAGTCGAGAAATGATTACGTTCACAATGCTGGTTTCAGTGGCTCATGGCACAGCTTTCTTTTATTTGGTGGTCTTTGCTCCGGTGTGCTAGGGCACAGGGAAAGGCCTCTGAATAAATTCTAAAGCTATTTTATGCTGCTGCTCACCAGGAAAAAAACATGCCCAGAAGTTTCCTGCTTAGGTGATGAAGTTCAATTCAAAATTCAGGCTTGTCTTAAACCACGATGAGGCCtggagagttttgttttgttttttaagaatatGTGTGATCCTTCCCTTCTCTGAGATAAGCTGCATTGAAGTTAGGTAATGAGTTCAGTACTTTAGGGACCCTGAAGAGTCAAGAAAACAGTCAGTTCACACCTCTGTCACTGGCTACTTAATGAGTAGGCCTTGAAAAATCACAGCTAAatcaaatttctgttgttgagaATGATTGTAAGTGGGCTAGAAACTCTCTATTTAACGGAATGCCAAGATGGAATCCTCCTGTGAAGAAATCAATgcttaatttctctctcttgcaatCAGGAGGAGCCTTGCAAGCTGGATTTGCTTAATGCAGGTAACACCTGCTTGCAGCGTCAGACAGAGGCTTTGGAGAAGCTGGAAGGTAATCTCAGAATTGCCTCCAGCTGGACAAGTTTAGCTTCATCCTCAGACTGAACACTGCACTGGGCCCAGTCCCAGGGAGATTGTGAAATCTATCCATCTTGGTATTTATATGACACTTATTGCTGGAGTCCCTAGGTGTTTTTGCAAAGACACTGAAAATAGCACATATTGAGAGCATAACAGGCTAATTACCAACATGCCTGCTAGAATGGAGAGAGCACACCATACGGACACTGCTTTACCTTCTCATgccatattaaaaaacaaaaaccaaaaaaacagaaagcatgaGGATATTAAATTAAATGgatggatttttgttttatgaaagaaATCCCTCTTTCCAAGTTCAACATCCCAGGATTCCTGAGGCATCATTTGTCCTTGTTCTTGAGACTTTACTTTATATGCTAAAGAGAATAGTCTTTTGAAAATAACTTGGTAAAGAGTAACATATTAGCTGTTAAAGAggttcagtttctgttttctaagTAAGTTGTCCTATAGCAGAACTAAGCAGTTCAATCTAAAACTTCTGTCTATGAGGGCTATTTAAATTCGAAACCTTTCATGACCATTAGACTCTACGCCTTCCGTGCCCACAGTGGCTGCCCAACCCAGCAAGGCTGCCCCACAAAACAGGTGAGCAGGTGAGGTAAACTTACTGCTAGAATACTTGGGCTCCGCTGGAGTTTGTTGTAAGGGCTGTATTTTGGCTTCAGTGGTTTCCCTGCAACTCGATCTTTATGCCTTCGGCTAGAAATGTGCTGAAAAAAGTTTGATGCATTAGCTGAATTGAAATGTGAGTCTTATTccatgtaaaatttatttctaggtagcTGTTTTCTCCATTGCCAACTCTAGGTCCATAGTTCCACGATGGTGTGGGTAAAATCATTATGATTTCTAAATTAAGACTTATTCCTCCCTCAATTGTAACgcttctctgtctgtctcctgtTCTCTATAGCCCTTATCAGATTTTGCCTGGTATTAACACTGTTACTGatgagtttctctctctctaatcAGATTTTGAGCCTTTGGAAGACAGGCTTATCATCTCACCTTACCAGAAGCTCCTGCTCAACTGTAGGCTCCAGTGACTACTGTTCCTGTCTCTCCAATATCTAGCCTGGAACCTGACATATAGTAACAGTAGATGCTCAAATATTTCATACTGACTTTTTCTTCCACGTAGCACCTGTATGTTGCATATTGTTTGCATCCTACAAAAGTTAGTCAACTTAACCGTGAGCACGGTAAAAACCATTCTATAGATGAGAAGATACACAGTCAAGTGGTGGCCTCAAACAACAATGTTTACTAATTCAGGATACGTTACCTGTTTGAGTTGAATTTCTGAGTTAACATGAACATCACAGATTTCACAATGAAATGTCTTGTTCTGTAGTCCTGACCCCTTACTGCCATTCTGCATCTTTAATCTTGATCCAGGTCTAGGATAGGATTTAATTGGACCAGCCCCATTACGAGCTTCAACCATGGTCTTGTGTTTAGATCCTAAGAAAGAAAGGACACATATTAAATAGCTATCCAAGAATTATACAAAGCTCTTTGTTTTCTTATCCTTGAGAAGTTTACCTGCAGGCTAAAATTCCCAAtgctttttttaaatgatcactttAATGCTGATTTTTAGTTTAACACGTTAttgtaaaaaatggaaaaatgtaagagtatataatacagaaaatatagagaaacataagaaaataaagattactCATGTTTTCACTACTCAGAGGTAACCACTATTATCATTTTAGGGTATTTCTtgtcagattctttttttaatgtactaaaaatttttttcaaaatggggATCATACTAATTAAATATCCTAAAAATTTCACATAACAAATCATGTACATATTTTCTGATCATTATGTTTTAATGGCTGATTAACATATATCATATTGGGTTACTAAAATTTATTCAGTATTTCCCTACTGGTGGgctttaggttgtttccattttttttctcttttaagtgtATTGCAGTGAACACtgtgcataaatatttatcttcatCTCTGTCACTTCATCAAAATGAGTTTTAGACAGTATTAGatgtttttaggaaaataaagaataggACAAGTTTGATCTCCAAGCTGCTTTTGTCTTGCTAGTTGCAAAGTCATATGATCATACTCTTCTAAAATCACTCTTTTGAATCAAAAAAGTAGAGAAGCATTGAACAACCCTAAGGTCTGAACAACAAAAGATTTGGTAGTCTGATGGGAAAAGTTGGGTttcattataaacattatttaaatgcaAAAGATAGCTGCTAACCTGTGTTGTGTGCCTCCAGCTGTGACAGGGAGTTCACAGCCACTTTGCATAGTGaacaataaagtaattttttggctttttcttcttctgattcAACAACAGTACCGGCAGCTCCATTTGTGCTCTTGGAGGGAGAAGTGGCTGCTCCAGGTGGCAGGGGTGTTGTGCCAGATTTGAGGAGAAATGAGCCACTTTCAGAGCTTGACGGCTGACTGGAACTGCTGGCTTTTAACTTCCCTTTATCTTCTAAGAGAAACACAGACAGATCTTATTGAAGCCTCATATATCatataaacaaagataaatcaccataaaggaattaaaaatagaaatttgattCTTATGTGAAGTTTTTATTGCAGCATAGATTTCAGTTTATAAAGGTTAAATCAACCTCTATGTTTAAATCAAACAGAACACTATGCCATCAGTTTGATATTAGGTCATCCCAAGATAAGGATGACTTATGAAAAATGACTTTGTTCTCCCACTTGGAGAAGGTAAGTTTCTATCTGACATCCTTCAGTTGTAAATTATGCTACAAGGAACTCTTTATTATTAAACAAAACCACCTACCCTCTGATACAATTACATGATATGAAGGTAACATGAAATAAGCCATTAGGCCATGTTAGTTTCATTTGACTACTTACGTTTAATTATGACAGAGATAAGTTAAACTTTAATTTGTATACCAAGCTAAAATTTTAGCTTTGGATTGTGGGATAGAAGAAACATGGTTAATTTTGGTTATGATTAGCTAAGTTTTTGCTGCTCTGTGGATGGCAATGCAATTTATCCAAAATATAAGAGACCAAGATTCCATTCATTATGCTTATTAATTACTGCCAGTCTAaatcaaaagttttaaataatgacattaaCCATAAGCACAATATGAAGATTAGCCAAGTCATTTAAAGACACTTTGGCAGTTTGATCATGTAGCTACTAAATGCTTATAATCCTCAAGGCCCATGTGTAGGCTATGAGAGTCAGAGTGACTTTAACAGAATCTAACTCATTGAGGTTCATTTGCTATTCAAGACAGTCTCTGTTCAGTGACTCCTTTGGGAAAGAAACTGGGGCTTTGTAAGCAACAGCAAAATCCATCAAACATTTAATCCTAGTAGAGCTGGTACTTTTAGAAAATGTCTATAGATATGCTGATTAACTCTcatgaagagagaaagggaatgaaATCTGAGAATATATTTGCTAATTGCCCTAGCTAATTTGGAATTGTATACCATTGGCCTAGAAGActaagagggaaggagagactaGGCAACAGCAATGtggtgtgtgtttctgtgtgtatgttaCAAGGTTCTGTATATGGGTAAACCTAAGCTTTTAGGATACATTGCAAATGATGGGAGATCATATTTCTACTAAgatattatataaagaaaagccTAATTGATTTAGGAATCAGTAGTTGATTTCCATCCTTTCTTTTCAGTTGGATCCATTCAGGTTGAGACTAGACACAGCCAGGGTGCTATGGAGGGATTTCAAATCTGGGTGTTACTTAGAATAAATGAATGCTGAGATCCTTTTAAACCCTTAGGTTGCACATTCCATATTCCCTTTCAGTGAGTGTACTAAAACTTCAGGACGACATGAAATATGATAGAAAAGGTCTTAGACTTTTATTAAACTGACCTCTACAGTGtgagagaaagacataaaatcatTCTTCCTAATTGGTAATAGTCAGCAAATTAGATTGGAGAATATTTTAGGCCTGGAACCCTCTCATCTATAAGGATCCCTCAGATTGAATCTGCAATCTTACAGAACTCATAAAGCAGCAAAATAATTCAGTAATCTTAATATTTGGAATTACTCAGTTTCTTGTGATGAAAATTAAAGTTATTACATACCAAAATCTTTCCTTGCTTCAAGCATTTCATATGAATTCGATCTAAAAGAATCTGACCTGTTTCAGTCATTGACTCACTCATTCCCTCATATTACTAATAATGTCCCTTATACTAATGTCCCTCATAAACCCTTACATTTATATAgaactttacagtttacaaagtgctATGACTTACATTGTCTTATTAGCTCTCACAGAAAACTTGTGAAACAGGTAAGGCTCAAAATGATTATTCCTatcttaaagatgaggaaaccgagccttttcaaaattaaataatgtcCCACGGATTAGTAAGTGGTATAAATGAGCATGATGTTTTCTCTAACTGATCGGTCTGTGGTACACTAATATTTCAGCACAAAAGGAGGACTTAATATATCACTAGTGACATAAAAGTATACAACAGTCACCCTAGATGTGAAATAGCAGTTGCTTCGTTTTACAATTGTAGGttagtttttaaagtatatttatttgGCATAAGTGAAAATATTATCCTGTTCAACAATCATTTGATTTAGGTTATATTGAGAagatgtataaaattatatattttctctgttcctatttctttaagaaaaatatttccttttcatatcTTGTTTTCAAAGAGGTAATTTGTGAATTAACAAGTACATATTAACAATATGTTAATTGCTGACAATGTGCTAGACACTAAAGAGAATAGTAAATAAAGTAAGTATGTACTATGAGAAAATTACAGcatagcaagagaaaatgagacagTCATTCAAAGATCTCTAATTTACAACAGAAACTGGTAAGAGGCATGAGAGCATAGAGCAGAAAATGATTACTTCTGCTTGGGAAGAACGAGACATTTTTCATTAAGGAAGTGGCATTTTGAAGGTTTTGAAGGTCAGATTTAGATAAGCATAGAATAGGGTTGAAAATGAGTGGGAAGTGAATGGTTAGAA containing:
- the ZNF385B gene encoding zinc finger protein 385B isoform X5, giving the protein MWSGLPSRGSTCHTTTLPALVRTPTLMMQPSLDIKPFMSFPVDSSSAVGLFPNFNTKRRGLFGTNKFCQMDPVQKAVINHTFGVSIPPKKKQVISCNVCQLRFNSDSQAEAHYKGSKHAKKVKALEATKNKPKMVSSKDSAKANPSCSITPITGNNSDKSEDKGKLKASSSSQPSSSESGSFLLKSGTTPLPPGAATSPSKSTNGAAGTVVESEEEKAKKLLYCSLCKVAVNSLSQLEAHNTGSKHKTMVEARNGAGPIKSYPRPGSRLKMQNGSKGSGLQNKTFHCEICDVHVNSEIQLKQHISSRRHKDRVAGKPLKPKYSPYNKLQRSPSILAAKLAFQKDMMKPLAPAFLSSPLAAAAAVSSALSLPPRPSASLFQAPAIPPALLRPGHGPIRATPASILFAPY